From the Streptomyces sp. NBC_00654 genome, the window CTCGACGGGACCGTGCTTCTCCTCGATCTCCTTGTAGGCCTGCTCCACCTGCTCGGTGTCCGTGATGTCGCAGCGGACCGCGAGGCAGCCCGCCTCGGTGAGGACCTGGGGCGGCTCGCCGGAGCGGTAGGTGATCGCGACCTTGTCGCCGTTGTCGGCGAAAGCGCGGGCGATGGCGAGGCCGATGCCCCGGTTTCCTCCGGTGACGAGAACCGAGCGGCTCAACGGATCACCCTTTCCTTGGCTGTCTGGTACCTCGAAAACCTATCGGTACCACGCACCGATCGAGGAATCGGGCCCTGACAGTGGCTCGTCCGGGGTGCTGTGGGGTTCCTACAGATCGGCCTCCGGGCGGCTCCGCGCCGGGGAGCGGTGCGGGCACCGGCCGATATCCCCGGTGTGGTCACCCTCCGCCGTGGTTCACTGCCGTGGTGTATCGAGAAGGGAATCCCCTGTGCCTCATGAGGTAGATCAGTCGTTCCTGGCCCTGCCGCTGCGCGCCCTCGCCGACGCGGCGCTGGCCCGCGCCCGCGCGCTGGGCTCCGTGCATGCCGACTTCCGGTTCGAGCGGGTGCGCAGCGCGAACTGGCGGCTGCGGGACGCCCGGCCCGCCGGGGCGTCGGACAGTACGGATCTCGGGTACGCGGTCCGGGTCGTGCACGGCGGGGCGTGGGGCTTCGCCTCGGGTGTCGACCTGACGATGGACGCGGCGGCGAAGGTGGCCTCGCAGGCCGTCGCCATGGCGAAGCTGTCGGCGAAGGTGATCGCGGCGGCGGGTTCGGACGAGCGTGTGGAGCTGGCGGACGAGCCGGTGCACGGCGAGCGGACCTGGGTCTCGGCGTACGACGTCGACCCCTTCTCCGTACCGGACGAGGAGAAGGCGGGGCTGCTCGCGGAGTGGAGCAGCCGGCTCCTCGGCGCGGAGGGGGTCGCGCATGTCGACGCGTCCCTGATGACCGTCCACGAGAACAAGTTCTACGCGGACACGGCCGGCACCGTCACCACCCAGCAGCGGGTGCGGCTGCACCCCCAGTTCACGGCGGTCGCGGTGGACGGGACGACGGGCGAGTTCGACTCGATGCGGACGATCGCCCCACCGGTGGGCCGGGGCTGGGAGTACCTCACCGGGACCGGCTGGGACTGGGACGCGGAGCTGGAGCGGATCCCGGGGCTGCTGGCCGAGAAGATGCGGGCGCCCAGCGTCGAATCGGGGACGTACGACCTGGTCGTCGACCCGTCGAACCTCTGGCTGACCATCCACGAGTCGATCGGCCACGCCACCGAGCTGGACCGGGCGCTGGGGTACGAGGCGGCGTACGCCGGGACCTCGTTCGCCACGTTCGACCAGCTGGGCAAGCTGGCGTACGGCTCCCCCGTGATGAATGTGACGGGCGACCGTACCGCCGAGCACGGGCTCGCGACCATCGGGTACGACGACGAGGGCGTCGAGGCCCAGTCCTGGGACCTGGTCAAGGACGGCACGCTGGTGGGCTACCAGCTGGACCGGCGGATCGCGAAGCTGACGGGGCTCGGCCGTTCCAACGGCTGCGCGTACGCGGACTCGCCGGGCCACGTCCCCGTACAGCGCATGGCGAATGTGTCGCTGGCGCCGGATCCCGGCGGGCTGTCCACCGAGGACCTGATCGGCGGGGTGGAGCGCGGGATCTATGTGGTCGGCGACCGGTCCTGGTCGATCGACATGCAGCGCTACAACTTCCAGTTCACCGGGCAGCGCTTCTTCCGGATCGAGAACGGCAGGCTGGCCGGACAGCTGCGCGACGTGGCCTACCAGGCGACGACCACCGACTTCTGGGGCTCGATGGAGAAGGTCGGCGGCCCGCAGACGTACGTCCTGGGCGGCGCGTTCAACTGCGGCAAGGCCCAGCCGGGTCAGGTCGCGGCCGTCTCGCACGGCTGCCCCTCCGCCCTCTTCCGGGGCGTGAACATCCTCAACACGACGCAGGAGGCCGGACGATGAGCGTTCACCACGGAACCGGCCGGGGGCCCGGGGGTCGCCCCCCGGAGCAGCACAGTCTCAACACGACGCAGGAGGCCGGACGATGAGCCGCGTCAGCAAGCCGTACGAGATCGTCGAGCGGGCCCTCGGGCTGTCCACCGCCGACGGATGTGTCGTCATCGCGGACGAGAACTCCTCCGCCAACCTGCGCTGGGCCGGCAACGCGCTGACCACGAACGGCGTGACCCGGGGACGCACCCTGACCGTCATCGCGACGGTCGACGGGGCCGAGGGGACGGCCTCCGGTGTCGTGTCCCGGTCCGCCGTCACCGCGGACGACCTGGAGCCGCTCGTACGCGCCGCCGAGGCCGCCGCACGCGGGGCCGGTCCGGCCGAGGACGCGCGGCCGCTGGTCTCCGGTGTGCCCTCCTCGCCCGATTTCACGGACGCGCCGGCCGAGACGGGCTCGGAGGTCTTCGCCGACTTCGCCCCGGCGCTCGGCGACGCCTTCGCCCGCGCCCGGTCGGGCGGCCGGGAGCTGTACGGGTTCGCCAACCACGAGCTGACCTCGACGTACGTCGGTACGTCTACGGGGCTGCGGCTGCGCCACGACCAGCCGAACGGCACGCTGGAGCTGAACGCCAAGTCCCCCGACCGGACCAGGTCGGCCTGGGCGGGCCGGGCGACGCGGGACTTCAAGGACGTCGACCCGGCGGCCCTGGACGCGGAACTGGCGCAGCGGCTCCGCTGGGCGGAGCGCCGTATCGAGCTGCCCGCCGGGCGGTACGAGACGCTGCTGCCGCCGACCGCCGTGGCCGACCTGCTGATCTACCAGCTCTGGTCGTCCACGGCGCGGGACGCCGCCGAGGGCCGCACGGTCTTCTCCAAGCCGGGCGGCGGGACCCGGCTCGGCGAGACACTGTCGCCGCTGCCGCTGACCCTGCGCAGCGACCCGTACGCGTCGGGCCTGGAGGCGGCGCCGTTCGTGATCGCGCACTCCTCCGGGGACAGCGGCTCGGTCTTCGACAACGGGCTGCCGCTGGCGCCGACGGACTGGGTGAAGGACGGCCGGCTGGAGCGGCTGACGACCACCCGGCACACCGCGGGCCTGACCGGGCAGCCGGTCGCCCCGGCCATCGACAACCTGCTGCTCGACGGCGGCGGTGAGCGGTCGCTGGAGGAGATGGTGGCCGCGACGACCGGGCGGGCCCTGCTGCTGACCTGCCTCTGGTACATCCGGGAGGTCGACCCGGCGACGCTGCTGCTGACCGGGCTGACCAGGGACGGGGTGTATCTGGTGGAGGATGGCGAGGTGATCGGCGAGGTGAACAACTTCCGGTTCAACGAGTCGCCCGTCGATCTGCTGTCCCGGGCGTCCGAGGCGGGGCGCACCGAGAAGACGCTGCCGCGCGAGTGGGGCGACTGGTTCACCCGGGCGGCCATGCCGGCGCTGCGCATCCCGGACTTCAATATGAGCTCGGTCAGTCCGGGCGTGTGAGCCGCCCGAGGGCCGTCCCGTCAGCACTGACGGGACGGCGCTCTAGACTGGCGGGTGCACCACCATCCATACATGTAGGGAGACACGGGACCGTGACGGACATCGTCGACGAGCTGAAGTGGCGCGGGCTGTTCGCCCAGTCCACTGACGAGGACGCATTGCGCAAGGCTCTCGCGGACGGTCCCCTCACCTACTATTGCGGCTTCGACCCCACGGCGGCGAGCCTGCACGTCGGCCATCTCGTGCAGGTGCTCACGATGCGCCGGCTCCAGCAGGCCGGTCACCGTCCGATCGCCCTGATGGGCGGGGCCACCGGTCAGATCGGTGACCCCCGGCCCACCGCCGAGCGCACGCTGAACGACCCGGAGACCATCGCCCGGTGGGTGCAGGAGCTGCGGCAGCAGATCCAGCCGTTCCTCGCGTTCGAGGGCCCGAACGCCGCCACGATGGTGAACAACCTGGACTGGACCGCGGGGATGTCCGCGATCGAGTTCCTGCGGGACATCGGCAAGCACTTCCGGGTCAACAAGATGCTCGCCAAGGACTCGGTCGCCCGTCGGCTGGAGTCGCAGGAGGGCATCAGCTACACGGAGTTCAGCTACCAGCTGCTCCAGGGCATGGACTTCCTGGAGCTGTACCGGCGCCACGGCTGTGCCCTCCAGCAGGGCGGCAGCGACCAGTGGGGCAACCTCACCGCGGGCATCGACCTGATCCACCGCCTGGAGCCGGGTGCCACCGTGCACGCGCTGGCCACGCCGCTGATGGTCAAGGCGGACGGCACCAAGTTCGGCAAGTCCGAGAGCGGTACCGTCTGGCTCGACCCGGAGATGACGACGCCGTACGCGTTCTACCAGTTCTGGCTGAACGTGGACGACCGGGACATCTCCCGGTACATGCGCATCCTCAGCTTCCGCAGCCGCGAGGAGCTCGAAGAGCTGGAGCGGCTGACCGAGGAGCGGCCGCAGGCCCGTTCGGCACAGCGCGCGCTGGCCGAGGAGCTGACCACCCTGGTGCACGGCGAGGGTCAGTGCGCGGCGGTCATCGCGGCGTCGAAGGCGCTGTTCGGCCAGGGTGAGCTGGGCGATCTGGACGCGGCGACACTGAGCGCGGCCCTCTCCGAGGTGCCGCACGCCCGGGTGACCGAGCTGGGCCCGGTGGTGGACCTCCTGGTGGAGGTCGGCCTGGCGCCGAGCAAGTCGGGGGCCCGCCGTACGGTCAAGGAGGGCGGGGCCTACGTGAACAACGTCAAGGTCACGGACGGCGAGAGCGCCCCGGCCCACGAGGAACTGCTGCACGGGCGCTGGCTGGTGCTGCGCCGGGGCAAGAAGAACCTGGCCGCCGTCGAGGTCACGGGCGGCTGATCCCGTACGGCACGCGCACGGCACCGC encodes:
- a CDS encoding TldD/PmbA family protein, coding for MPHEVDQSFLALPLRALADAALARARALGSVHADFRFERVRSANWRLRDARPAGASDSTDLGYAVRVVHGGAWGFASGVDLTMDAAAKVASQAVAMAKLSAKVIAAAGSDERVELADEPVHGERTWVSAYDVDPFSVPDEEKAGLLAEWSSRLLGAEGVAHVDASLMTVHENKFYADTAGTVTTQQRVRLHPQFTAVAVDGTTGEFDSMRTIAPPVGRGWEYLTGTGWDWDAELERIPGLLAEKMRAPSVESGTYDLVVDPSNLWLTIHESIGHATELDRALGYEAAYAGTSFATFDQLGKLAYGSPVMNVTGDRTAEHGLATIGYDDEGVEAQSWDLVKDGTLVGYQLDRRIAKLTGLGRSNGCAYADSPGHVPVQRMANVSLAPDPGGLSTEDLIGGVERGIYVVGDRSWSIDMQRYNFQFTGQRFFRIENGRLAGQLRDVAYQATTTDFWGSMEKVGGPQTYVLGGAFNCGKAQPGQVAAVSHGCPSALFRGVNILNTTQEAGR
- a CDS encoding metallopeptidase TldD-related protein produces the protein MSRVSKPYEIVERALGLSTADGCVVIADENSSANLRWAGNALTTNGVTRGRTLTVIATVDGAEGTASGVVSRSAVTADDLEPLVRAAEAAARGAGPAEDARPLVSGVPSSPDFTDAPAETGSEVFADFAPALGDAFARARSGGRELYGFANHELTSTYVGTSTGLRLRHDQPNGTLELNAKSPDRTRSAWAGRATRDFKDVDPAALDAELAQRLRWAERRIELPAGRYETLLPPTAVADLLIYQLWSSTARDAAEGRTVFSKPGGGTRLGETLSPLPLTLRSDPYASGLEAAPFVIAHSSGDSGSVFDNGLPLAPTDWVKDGRLERLTTTRHTAGLTGQPVAPAIDNLLLDGGGERSLEEMVAATTGRALLLTCLWYIREVDPATLLLTGLTRDGVYLVEDGEVIGEVNNFRFNESPVDLLSRASEAGRTEKTLPREWGDWFTRAAMPALRIPDFNMSSVSPGV
- the tyrS gene encoding tyrosine--tRNA ligase; the protein is MTDIVDELKWRGLFAQSTDEDALRKALADGPLTYYCGFDPTAASLHVGHLVQVLTMRRLQQAGHRPIALMGGATGQIGDPRPTAERTLNDPETIARWVQELRQQIQPFLAFEGPNAATMVNNLDWTAGMSAIEFLRDIGKHFRVNKMLAKDSVARRLESQEGISYTEFSYQLLQGMDFLELYRRHGCALQQGGSDQWGNLTAGIDLIHRLEPGATVHALATPLMVKADGTKFGKSESGTVWLDPEMTTPYAFYQFWLNVDDRDISRYMRILSFRSREELEELERLTEERPQARSAQRALAEELTTLVHGEGQCAAVIAASKALFGQGELGDLDAATLSAALSEVPHARVTELGPVVDLLVEVGLAPSKSGARRTVKEGGAYVNNVKVTDGESAPAHEELLHGRWLVLRRGKKNLAAVEVTGG